From the genome of Calliopsis andreniformis isolate RMS-2024a unplaced genomic scaffold, iyCalAndr_principal scaffold0022, whole genome shotgun sequence:
ATGAGTAACCCTCGTTTCCCGTCAACTCTCGTGCAACAAATAAAATAGTTCCCGCTTTCTTTTCTCGTAATATCAGAgttttttaacattttaaagTCGTCATAGTCTTGTATCCTTTTACTGCCATCCTTCGCAACCTTTCATTGTGCTCCTTCAAGGATCTTTCCTACATGCGAGCTCCAGAAACATGCTTGAATGTCCGTGGTTTTTATCTTGTCTTCTAAGACGCGATTGGACAATACTTTGTATATCCATGCTTATTAATGTATATTTGATCCTTTGCGCAGAGCCGTGTTTCGTAGCAACCCACATGCAATGTTTTGCAATTTTTTGAACTGGTTATCAATCAACTCCATTTTTCTCATAGGTCTATGGATCGTCGTCTCGCTATTTCGATTCTCTTTCATCTTTCAAAGATCATAGATAAAAATGTATGCTTTTGCATGTACGTTCACATTGACTGGCTCGTTTCGGCGAGTAATACACGCGAACATTGTTCTTCGTCACGTGCACGCGCACGTGTGTTTAATCAGGCTAAAGAAAATAAGACAAGCAGTTGTTTGCTCTTTATCTTGCTACAATCAAACCCCTCACTATATTCCTTGCGTACAGTTTCCAACTGTATCAAACTATATCATTAACGTCGAATAATTTGTAAATTTTTCGAATCTACTTTTAAAGATCTACTCGAACTAGTAGTTGGGATGAAGTTGAGTGGAATTGATTCGATTTCTGAACAATTTTTCGATCATCTTTTTTGAATGTTTCAAACTCGTTGGCGATGCGTTTGACTGTCTTCGGTCATAGGCCGCAGCGATCGGCTCGCCTGATGGTGGCGTTTGTGTGCGGTGCATGGGGTACATCCGCAGGACCTCACGAATTCTGCGATTGGCCACAAGCCAAGGTGACTCATCGCCTCTAGGAAGGgccgctgctgctgctgctgctgctgctgctgctgctgctgctgctgctgccgctGCCGCTGCCGCTGCTGCcgtcgccgccgccgccgccgccgccgccgccgccgcgtcTCAGCGAGTTTACGTGCATCTGTTCATTCTCCGTTCAGTTTGGTTCGATCTTCGATATCTTGCGTATCTTTCTTCACCTTCTGAAGGAAACGAGGGAAATCGAGACTCGATCAGAATcgatcctgagacttcaggggAGTGTCCTTGAGAGAATCGTGTACGCGTTCAAGAAAGGACTGTCGAGAATCGGCGTGCGCTACAAGGACCGTTTAAAGAGCTATTCGACTAATTTTGTTGATCAACGGATCGGCTATCATGGCTACTCGTACTCTTGGTAAGCCTGGGATTGCCCCAGATCGCATCATTTCTCACGCTAATTTCTTCGCGAAGTGTACGCCTCAGTGTACGCCTCAGTGTGTCATTCGGGGCGAGTTATTATCATAAATGATAGAGATTGAAAAGGTGCGAGTGTGATTTTACGTGTTCGTTTGAAATAGTGAAAATGACTAGCCCTGTGGCTTACACGTGGACAAATACAAATTTCAAAGATCATTTCAATGGAGTTACATTCATATGATTCGTATAGTAACAATACGTGTGGGGACATAACAATGTTAAAAATTGGAGACGATCGAAAATTTGAGGTATCAATGAAGGGCCTTGACTCGTGAGAAACGAAAGCAGTAAAGATGTAAACGACTGTCGAAGAAATCGATATTACTCATGAGCACATGCACGCGTGAGGTCGAAAGGAAAACAGTCAGTCGGAGGATTTCCCCTTTAGAGTGTGTATTGATTTTCTCGATACAAccgctctctctttctctcaccTATTCTCACCCATCTCACTGccgagagagaaagaaagtttCCCCTTCGGTATAGTGGACATTGGACGTATAGAGTGGTTACGCGTGCCCGCGTGAAGGCGATATCGATTTTTGACAGCTGCTGCGAAAGCAACACCGCTACCAGTATCGTGCCAAAAAAGAAAGGGGTTCAGAAGGTCCGCATCGAACGTTCATTTCTCATATACTCACGTATCTCTCTTTCTGTTTGCACCTTCTTGGCTTCTCGCCACTGTTTACTCAACGATCCTGCACCGATAATCACGGATCTTCGGCTGTCATGTTCCTTGAATCGCGCCGGTAACAGCGCACGGTCGTCGCTTATTCTCTATCGATTCGATGAAATTCGTTTGCATGTTGCAaaagatttgtttcaacgagggaGATATAATAACAGCTGTAGTTCGTTATGAATTTCATTCGTTTTGAACCAAATGAAAAATCTAGCATAGGAATCGTgttgaaagaaattttgtagAGTTTGATCGTAGAAAATGTTATCGACGATACAGTAACGAATAGTTTATTGTTTGCATCGCGTGCAGACTATAAGAGTGGTGTTTTTGCTTTCTTCTAGGTACGGATGATGGAGGAGCGGCTAGTGAAGGGTGAATACTGCTTAAGCACATCCGGTGTTGGTTCTCCACCTCACTCGTTGCCGTCGACTTCCGGTACGCAGAATGACAAGATCGAGGATGTCCATTGCGCTTGTATATCGAAGTTAGAGACACAAGTCGAGGAACAGGTGAGACATTGCAATTTTACGTATCAATGAGAAAGCATTTGTTCgcgatttcaaattttcacgaTTCGCAATGCGAGGGCGATGTTTCGATACAGATATCTATTATGTACATTTTTCATTGCGTTGCGTTGCGATATCgctaaatcgcaataaaccacgATAAACTACGTACTTATCCGAGATTAAATCAAGATGACCGAGTTACAGTCGATTACTACGATTTGCTCGCAGAGACAGTTACGGCTTCAAGACGCGAGGCAAGTCGAGGCGAAAGCTGCGAGAATAAAAGAGTGGGTTACGAATAAGTTGAGGGAGTTGGAGCAACAGAACCAACATCTACGGGAACAGAACAACAAATGTAATCAGCAATTGGAACTTTTAAGGAATCATATAACAAACATCGGTTTGAAACCCCCCGTAAGTTGAGCAACTTGAGTTAGACCTTAGCTTATCGCTTCCGTAGATTTCTTGAATTGATTGTCTTGTTCGAAACATGATTTATCTTGAAACTGTTATGTCGATAAGAAGAAACGGGGAAGAAATATCGTTACTTGTATGAAAAATGAAGGAGTGATTCGGAGTAACACTTGATTATTGAGCAAAGTTCGGAGGTTGGTTAAAATGAAGGGTTGCTATGTTTCAGGCACCCACAAGAGCGTCGTTATCATTGGAAGTAGATCCTACGTTACGCAGACGATCGGAGAGTCTCGAGGGAACACCGCAGGCGATAGCCGAAAGCGTTCAGAACGCAGTAGCGGAACCACAAGCTGGTACAAAACACCGAAGACATCTGTCCGCTTGTGGAACGATACAGCGAGGGATCACGACCACTAACATGGACTCTAGGTAGAACCTTGTACGAGACACCATATGACTGGGTTTCACGCGTGCACTCGCCACTTGCTTTTCAATCATTCTTTTTGCTTCTTACCTTAACAGCTTAACAGCTTCTCCGATCGTTGGTCGCGTAAATGTGTCTCGAATTTTCCTTGGGAGGTCTCACGACGTGATAGCGGCGCCCGACTCTCAAAACCGTGGTACCCTGTAACGTCCTGAGACTTCCTGCGGAGAACTATCGACCCATCTATCGTTTTTTATTATCTCTTGATTTTGAGCACGATGTTTCTTCTTTCTTaacattcttcttcttctttttctatttttttcccTCTTTTGTTCCGCTTATCGGTCCTAACGAACGATCGCTCAAAGCTCTGGCTAATTCCAAAGTAAATTGGACGATATGCTGGTTGACTTAATTCTTTGGTTTTATGCTTGCTCTTTCTTTTTCGCTCTAGCTTACTGTCCGAGGAACTCGCCGCAGCAGTGGAGAACTTGGTAATGTTACCAAACATAGCTGGCGTTTCGGAGACGAGCAGGGACAGCGGTAGCTCCGAGGCTGTACACGACTATGCCGAAATATACACGCCGAGTAGGGAAGGGCTGAATTGGACGCAAAGTGCACAGGGTCCTCGACCACCTACTCCGCCTCTTCACCGATTTCCCAGCTGGGAGGCGAAAATATATCAAGTAACAATTCACTTGTTTTCCGTTTAATATAACTAAATAGCTTGTACTGCTTGCTTTTCGTTAAATTGTTGATCAAGTTTAAATTCACTAAATACTGTGTTACCCTCGTATCGATGCCAGGAGCTACGAGAGGATACATGTACGATAAATTAACAGCAGAAATCCAAAACGCAGAAGACTCGAGTAATTTATCGAAAGAAATTGAACTAGAATGCGTAATGTCTCGCGTACCGAAACATACGCTGTCCATGTATAATGCTTGCAAAACAGTGTCACTTGTAATCAAACAGAACGCAACAGTCACCGATTCCCCGTAGGTAGCTGACGGCGGGCTTGGCATTGGTCCACCGACTAACGAGGAATCTGCTCCTTCCACGATGACCAACACGACAAGCTCGTCGAAACATTCCCATGCAACAGGGCACAACCTGACTGCGCACAATTCTCAAGGTTACTGCGATATATCAGTGCCAGTTTACGCGACGGTCAAGGGTAAATGTCCAGCGCCTCCGTTTCGAGATTACTTTTTCCTTGTCTTTCTTAATTTATGTCTTTactattactttttttttttatacgattcagGACGAGCCAGTCAAATTAGATCCATGCCATTCGGCGATAGCTCTGATGATAGTTCAGACGGTGAAGAACACCCGAATCAGACCGAAACTAATACGAGAATCACTAACAGTTCGTCAGACAATACAGACTCTTCGCTCGGAAGTGGAAGTAGCCCGTCGAAGAGCGTTAAAACCACTAGTAGCCTTAGCCCCGCTAAAAGAAGTTCCAGCGGTTCTCCTAGCAAAAGTGTGAAACGTGGTAAACATTTCGACAGTCATCATATCAATAACTAAACAACTTTAAAATTACATGTCAATCAACTAAccatttgaaaataattttcttctataGATACTTCTTTAGAATCTGGATTATCCGAAGATTACGCGATACCTCCTGATGCACTTAGTTCTACCTCTCTCGAATCCAGCATGCCCAGCTTATTGATGCGCGTATCCGGCGAGAGTCCAAAACGGCAGGAGTCACTGGAGAAAACTGGTCATTTGGCGAAACTCGGAGGTAAACTGAAAACTTGGCGGAAAAGGTGGTTCGTGCTGAAGAACGGTGTGCTCACGTATTGGAAGAGTCAGAACGACGTAAACAGAAAACCTCAAGGCCAAATTGTTTTGGATGAAGTGTGCAGGTAATTGTCCACTCTTGAATATGTCTTCTTTTTCCTCTTTTTAATCGATGATAGAAACGAACGATTCAATCGATACGAAACAATCAATCGATAGAATAAACAGGGCAGAAGGTGCTGCCACGTTCGAGATAGCTACTGGTAAAAAGACTTACTACCTAACGGCAGACTGCATagcgacgatggaagattggatAAGAGTTCTGCAGAATGTACAAAGGCGGAACGCGACCAAACTTTTGCTTAGCAAAGAGGACAATAAACCAACGATACAGGGATGGCTGACGAAAGTAAAAAACGGTCATGCTAAAAAGTGCTGGTGCGTCCTCATTGGAAAAATGTTCCTTTACTTTAAGTGCCCTAACGATACGGTAAGTCTTTCACATTTCCTAACTTTCCTAATATAAATATCTGAATAGTATGTAGTAGTACACAATAAtatatattactattattataagGATAGAGATCTCACCGATCCATTTCTCGTATCTTCATAGAATCCTATTGGACAAATAAACATGAGAGACGCAAGAGTGGAAGAAGTCGAGCATGTGTCTGATAGCGACAGCGAAGAAAGAGATGCGGAATGTCCGCACGAAAGAACAATTGGCATTTTCCCCACTCACCAAGGTCCTACGTATTTGCTGATGCCCCACAAACAGGACAAAGATAATTGGTTGTATCACTTGACCGTAGTCTCTGGAGGTGGGCCTAGTGCTGGGACTCAGTACGAGCAGTTAGTACAAAGACTGATGGAGACCGATGGAGATCCCAGCTGTGTCCTTTGGAGACATCCTCTGTTACTTCATACGAAAGAGAATATTACTAGTCCACTGACCAGCTTGACGTCTGAAGCCTTGCAAACTGAGGCCATCAAACTTTTTAAGGTCATTATTTTGTGTACGTGCGTACGTGTGCCAGTGTAAGTGTGTCAGTCTGTCCGTGAATATACGCgtctgtatgtatgtatatgtatgtgtagCCTCTTTATTTAATCATTGTCTGTCATTAACCGAACCGAATCATGACAACACACTCTTATTACGTGTTGATACAGGCTTGCCAGTTGttcatgtcagtagcagtggagCAAGCAGGCATAGACTACCATGTGGTGTTAGCGCAAAATGCGTTACAACAATGTTTAGACCAACCTGAACTACAATCTGAATTCATCTGTGCATTGGTAAAGCAGACAAGTCGTCACACGCAACACCGTTTGGGTGTACAGGTAAAAAAGGCCGCCAGACTTGTGTCGCTGGGTACTGCGCGCGTTGTAAGTCCTGCTTATTGTTTAACAAACACTCCGAACCCTGTACCATTTTCACCAGCTGACGTTCGACGCGTGATTTTAGAAAACATCTTACCTGttaccttcaaatttctatcctcgACTATTTAAATTGATAGGTAGCATGGCCAATTGGTCTCAACTTCATCGTGATTCAATTCAGATTGAACATTTCAAGTCTGACCGTGTTTGTTACATTCGTATAAACGAAATGGTACATCGGGTACGCTTAGTCaagtattataaaaataatcAGATTGGAGGTAGaaaacggtagaactgtttacTTATCTTTCTCtgtatttttttgtttttaagaGAACTAACCGTTCCAGTAACAATAACTGCAATTCGTTTATTGATTTATGCGAATAATACTTGACGAAGTTTCttaacaaaaaataatttttttagtttTAACATTCATTcgtatttcattttcatttgctGCTTTACATGTGCTCCTTCTAGACTATTCTAAATCGCATGTGTTTTCATTCTTTTAGACATCAACGTGTTCAACTTTTCGTTCTTAGTTTcattttattatgtactttttaatatttatacatgAATACCCTATCACCTTACCTTGATACGCCCTATATATCATGTGAGCCGAACCTATTTCGACAATTCATTCGCCCATCACTTTCATCAATAATACTATGGGACTCGTTTTATCGGTTTCATTCATATACACTGTTGCTTTAATTTACCGATGAATAATTGTTAATGTTTCGCGAGTTTGTCAAAATACGTTCTGCGGCGCACACACACTTGCAGAATGGTATGTTGGTGTACATAAGAACCACACACAGAAAAACATCTTTTTCTAGATTGATTTTTCTTTCTGTTTCCGTACGTTTGTTTGCTCGATAGCTCATTACAATATTCTCTGTTTGAATGCTGCTTAGAGAAATTTTAGCCTTTGATCATCGATCGATAGACGATCACACAACGGATATAAAACTAGACAATCCTTACAGATTCGAACCCGTCAGTCCGTAGAATACGAATACGCTACGAATATTgaatagaaatgataattacaatATATTTTCGGGCATACGTACATACgttcataaatacatatttgtaGATATATATACAAGTATGAAATTTTGCAAAGCGTAATGTCTGTCTGAATTCCGAACGATATGCTTTCGAGCTGTAAGGTAAACTCCGTAGTAGTGGACTTACATGGGCTGCGAATGAAAAGAAGGAACGGTAATAAGCAAAAGTGCTTCCTTCATCCACACTGGTCTCTTAATTCATTCGATTGTTTACGATCCATGCGTTTTATGTGATTAACATATAGAATTTATGCGTTCATAATGATCCAATTTCGATTGCTTATATACTAACAGACGTATTGACGTAACAATTCGAGTGTTTAACTGGATGAGAAACATTCAAGTTTTCTTTCCTGATCGAAGATTCGTTCTTCTTCCTTACGGATTCGATACTTACGGTTATTTATGACTCGTTGAATAAGAGAAGAATAAGTGAGATCAGAAATGAAAATCCGTCTTCTGGGCAGGGGAACGTAATATACTTAGGGGGAAGAGAAAAAAAGAATAGGAAGAAGGAAGGGAAGAGGGGCGAAAGAGGGAAGAAATAAGAAAAGGAATAGTAGATTAGGTCTGGTTCAATTGAGAGACATAGTAGTATGCCAGCATACCATTGCAGCAGCTCCTTCTCTGCGCCACGCAATCGCTGTTCACCTGCGATACGCAAAGTCCCGCGGCAAATGGCAGCGGTGAAAATGCGGACGCGCAGTCGACGGCCTCCACTTCTCACAGTCCTACGCTCACGCAGGGCCACTCCACCTCTACGATTCTGGACTGCAAAACTAACCCTGCCCAGTACGTTCTTATCCAGGGATGGCAGCTGCTCGCTCTCGCTGTTTCGCTCTTCCTACCTAGAAACAATCGGCTACTATGGTACCTGAAGTTACATTTGCAACGAAACGCAGACACCAAGTGAGTTTCCTTGATCAGATGATTCGCGATTAAAGCAGGGTataatgtacatacatacatgatAGGTAGAAATGTTCAACTTGCACAGAAgcgtttatttaaaattttgttcaAATTGTTAGCGGAATGAAATGTTCACATTCGTTaagattcgaaattttaattacagAACGGAATGCGGCAAATATGCAGCTTACTGTGAAAGAGCGTTGGAAAGGACGTTGCAAAACGGCGGAAGGGAAGTGAAACCCTCAAGAATGGAAGTCCTCTCGATATTAATGAAAAATCCCTACCACCATTCGCTACCGCACGCGATACCAGTTCATTTTTTAAATGGCACATACCAAGTTGTTAGCTTTGACGGTAGTACAACGATAGAAGAATTTCTGAATACTTTGAATCAAGAAATTGGTTGTCGTGACGTTCATCAGTCTGGTTTCACGTTGTTCAGTGACGACCCCATCGAGAAAGACCTTGAACATTTTATCGATCTTCAAGCAAAAGTATGTATATATCGGTACAACTTGAATAACTCTGGTGATTCGTAAGTTCATAAGGTGATGAAGATACTCcttcatttttttcattttagctCTGCGATATAATTTCGAAATGGGAAACCGCGTTGAGGGAAAAGGGTTCAGGGAAATTCGAGAACACCAGAGTAATCCAGTTAACGTATAAATCGCGATGTTATTGGCGACAGGCAGCTAAAATGGAGACTGATAGAGAAAGACTTCTTTTGTGTTATCAAGTTAATCAGCAAGTCGTACAAGGCAAATTTCCGGTTAATCGTGAGCTGGCATTCGAGCTTGCGTCGTTAATGGCACAGGTAAATCTGAAGCATATTCTCGTCTGATAAAGGATGGCGATACACTCGATAAATTTCCTTAATTTATATCTTTACAGATTGACTTTGGAGAGTACAACAATGACAGAGCACGAGGAAGCGGACCTGGGAGTAATCCACATCACCTCGTCCTTCAGGCTCTCGACAAGTTTTATCCTTTACGATATAGAACGAATATCACTACTGAACAGTTAAGGCAAGCACTGAGAATTTCAATAGCAAGCATTAGTGTCCATTTCGACTATTTTAAATAAAGTGAATCTCCTATTTGCAGAGAGCTACAAGAGAAGTTGCAAGAAAAATGGATCGCGTTAAAAGGTCGTAGCGTTTTAGACTGTGTTCGTATCTACCTAACTTGCACCAGAAAGTGGCCTTTCTTTGGAGCTACGCTATATCAagcaaaggttaataaggagtACTTATTACGTTTTGGATAAAAACGTTTGGATCCAGCACACATTGCTTACTCTCCACGAACcaacaaattttattaatagaCTTTATGTTCCCGCAGTTGAAACAAGCTGAACCGATAACTGTATGGATAGCTGTTTCCGAAGACAGCGTCACTCTGCTTGAACTACAAACAATGGCAGTAATGTGTCGTTATAATTATACAAACATAATTACGTTTGGGGGATGTTTAGATGACTTTATGTTGGTTGCTTGCTCTGACGAAGGCGCTGCAGAACAAAAACTTTTATTTGCACTTTCAAAACCTAAGGTATATCGAGTATTATTGAGATATACTATCGATCAAATATGATAATACAAATTCTAAAACGTTGATTTGTTCGTTTTCTTACGTTTTCTTTATAGATTTTGGAGATAACATTGTTGATCGCAGACTATATGAATGCGTTGGGACACACTTTACCCGGTACTCCGCAAATGAACACATTGACCCGTAACGGATCCCATAGATCGATCAAGTCGACTTTAAGACCTACTACTGGTTTGTATTTCTACAAATAAACATTTCGATCGTTTGCTTCGTCACTCCTTTTTCTCgattaattaaataaaatgatGGTATTAGGATCGAGCTGTCTTCCAACGCAACCAGACATTCTGAAATCGACACCAGATCACCAAAGACCTTAAGACTCAAAAAGACTGGACATCCTACTTCGCAAAGAAAAACGCAGAAATTTGCAAGATTCAGTTTACGAACGTCTAATCCTGTCAAGGTACTAAATTCTTTATGCTCGAAGGTACTACAGTCTGTATTATAGAAATCCGCATATAGAAGAACAATGGGCTacgcacaacagtgtgcgtTGTAGAATCAACTTTAGTTAAGATTATTTTTCTGTTAACCAGAAAGATTCTGACGGAAGAGGGTTGCTTGATAAACGACGACATTTATGTACATATTTGACACATTGTACGAAACACACTCTGTGGTCCACGTAATAGATAACGTAACATAAGACGTGGTAGGACTGAAATTAATCGAAAGAATATGCAAACACTGCCTAAAGAGTACATTACTATGTCTAAATTACATCGAACAGTTTCATCGGAAAGCTGAGTGTCACGCTGAGACTTTTTTGCTACTGTATTTATACACCGAATTCGATACATTAAGATAGGATGCATACATAAGTAAAACCGGTGTATCGTGTACTATGTATATAAATTAATCAGAATTACTGAATGTTTAGAAATCTAGTTGGGCGATGCAACGATACCTATATCTTCGGTATGAGAATACGTCAAGAAAATTCTTACTCTTGTGGGTAAATCGACCGCAAACCTCGTACAGAGGAGCtgcaattaataattgcaactgtaAAATGAAAAAGCCCGTGACTATTGTTACACGAAGGTGAAGACGCAGTGTTTTTTCTAATGTTTCTGTTAACCGTAAATTAAGATGAATGTGATGCTAACTATGTACCTATTGTCGTTGTCGATTCAAAGTACAATTTCGATAATTACTTTACTCGTTAAAACAATCGAAATTTTGCTACGTTTCATGCGTTCAATCTTTCCAACTTTCGATAACTTTTGAAGCGTCATTTCAAAGAAAGGATCAAAGAAAATCATATGCAGACATATTATTGACTGTATCTTATGAAAGCTCTGTTGCGAGGGAAAGTTCTCTATACGCAAAACTATGAACAGAAAACACATGATACCGTGTTAATTTGATAATAACTAGTctcatatttcatatttatttaaCGCTTAAGCGAAAGTTAAGTTCGTTTTATATAAGGACATGACCAAATACAACATGTACTGGGAACGCAGATTCTTTTTGTTATTGTGTTAACAGTTAGTATCGTTCCTGTATAACgtatgtgcaagaagattttTGTACTAATAAAACGGTGATCCCATGGTTACTACGTATAGAAGTTTTGTACGCGCTTGACGTGTCCTACGTGTAACTAGAAAACGTCTTCCTTCTCTTTAGTAACCAGAAATAagtaagaaaaaactgttgttgaGAGAGTAGGGCTTTCGTGCAATATGTACAAGACTTCTATAATTTTGTAAATCCTGAGATAGATTGCGTGTGATTGTGCCTCTCTTGAGCAAAATAGACTAAGTAATTCTATGCACGGCTTCGTTTAGCGCAGTTAAAGAATTTATATGAAAGAAGAATGATAGAAGGGATCGAACCTCAGACTATTGGGAGCAGTACAAAGATATGCAAGAACGACATTTtgtctttaatttttataatatgCAATTAAATGCTATTACATATTCGGGTGCTCAGCGCCGTTGTATCAGGATGCAGTAAAATCACTCATTTTGTAAATATCACGATTAGGCTTAAGTTTCTAATAATTGCAGTAGAATGAAAAGAAAGAGAGCAGCTAAAAAAGTTACAATTG
Proteins encoded in this window:
- the LOC143187385 gene encoding uncharacterized protein CG43867 isoform X8, which gives rise to MVQPVHSENSSFTLDMESLEEMLRKLSELERRVLEAEGRADEAEDKVRMMEERLVKGEYCLSTSGVGSPPHSLPSTSGTQNDKIEDVHCACISKLETQVEEQRQLRLQDARQVEAKAARIKEWVTNKLRELEQQNQHLREQNNKCNQQLELLRNHITNIGLKPPAPTRASLSLEVDPTLRRRSESLEGTPQAIAESVQNAVAEPQAGTKHRRHLSACGTIQRGITTTNMDSSLLSEELAAAVENLVMLPNIAGVSETSRDSGSSEAVHDYAEIYTPSREGLNWTQSAQGPRPPTPPLHRFPSWEAKIYQVADGGLGIGPPTNEESAPSTMTNTTSSSKHSHATGHNLTAHNSQGYCDISVPVYATVKGRASQIRSMPFGDSSDDSSDGEEHPNQTETNTRITNSSSDNTDSSLGSGSSPSKSVKTTSSLSPAKRSSSGSPSKSVKRDTSLESGLSEDYAIPPDALSSTSLESSMPSLLMRVSGESPKRQESLEKTGHLAKLGGKLKTWRKRWFVLKNGVLTYWKSQNDVNRKPQGQIVLDEVCRINRAEGAATFEIATGKKTYYLTADCIATMEDWIRVLQNVQRRNATKLLLSKEDNKPTIQGWLTKVKNGHAKKCWCVLIGKMFLYFKCPNDTNPIGQINMRDARVEEVEHVSDSDSEERDAECPHERTIGIFPTHQGPTYLLMPHKQDKDNWLYHLTVVSGGGPSAGTQYEQLVQRLMETDGDPSCVLWRHPLLLHTKENITSPLTSLTSEALQTEAIKLFKACQLFMSVAVEQAGIDYHVVLAQNALQQCLDQPELQSEFICALVKQTSRHTQHRLGVQVKKAARLVSLGTARVQLLLCATQSLFTCDTQSPAANGSGENADAQSTASTSHSPTLTQGHSTSTILDCKTNPAQYVLIQGWQLLALAVSLFLPRNNRLLWYLKLHLQRNADTKTECGKYAAYCERALERTLQNGGREVKPSRMEVLSILMKNPYHHSLPHAIPVHFLNGTYQVVSFDGSTTIEEFLNTLNQEIGCRDVHQSGFTLFSDDPIEKDLEHFIDLQAKLCDIISKWETALREKGSGKFENTRVIQLTYKSRCYWRQAAKMETDRERLLLCYQVNQQVVQGKFPVNRELAFELASLMAQIDFGEYNNDRARGSGPGSNPHHLVLQALDKFYPLRYRTNITTEQLRELQEKLQEKWIALKGRSVLDCVRIYLTCTRKWPFFGATLYQAKLKQAEPITVWIAVSEDSVTLLELQTMAVMCRYNYTNIITFGGCLDDFMLVACSDEGAAEQKLLFALSKPKILEITLLIADYMNALGHTLPGTPQMNTLTRNGSHRSIKSTLRPTTGSSCLPTQPDILKSTPDHQRP
- the LOC143187385 gene encoding uncharacterized protein CG43867 isoform X5; translated protein: MEEVRGSPARRLSQILDPIARLATDFGSNSAPCSPRLGVRGHELSGAVIQSGASEVVRRQQTETSRGLASGTESPRLWPRQFRQAPAPPPRPRHSNSNASNNHNAASSSLPTPVHTRDSPYVNVPNLTFEKDAKGFAETARSAGYVELRDAKPKCSPYDFTSEPSGHVEYTDKRTFAAQTDFDAHVSCYDAKDLTALARTKSNFDPGPSPRPGHYDRAYSFSGRQPDPPSRLFTENRHFLEQRNLVTGTSSDTKKEKHENRPAYGASKSFDGYSTAVEELNWQERCLELQLELHRSRSQTTRVRDMLREKLSELERRVLEAEGRADEAEDKVRMMEERLVKGEYCLSTSGVGSPPHSLPSTSGTQNDKIEDVHCACISKLETQVEEQRQLRLQDARQVEAKAARIKEWVTNKLRELEQQNQHLREQNNKCNQQLELLRNHITNIGLKPPAPTRASLSLEVDPTLRRRSESLEGTPQAIAESVQNAVAEPQAGTKHRRHLSACGTIQRGITTTNMDSSLLSEELAAAVENLVMLPNIAGVSETSRDSGSSEAVHDYAEIYTPSREGLNWTQSAQGPRPPTPPLHRFPSWEAKIYQVADGGLGIGPPTNEESAPSTMTNTTSSSKHSHATGHNLTAHNSQGYCDISVPVYATVKGRASQIRSMPFGDSSDDSSDGEEHPNQTETNTRITNSSSDNTDSSLGSGSSPSKSVKTTSSLSPAKRSSSGSPSKSVKRDTSLESGLSEDYAIPPDALSSTSLESSMPSLLMRVSGESPKRQESLEKTGHLAKLGGKLKTWRKRWFVLKNGVLTYWKSQNDVNRKPQGQIVLDEVCRINRAEGAATFEIATGKKTYYLTADCIATMEDWIRVLQNVQRRNATKLLLSKEDNKPTIQGWLTKVKNGHAKKCWCVLIGKMFLYFKCPNDTNPIGQINMRDARVEEVEHVSDSDSEERDAECPHERTIGIFPTHQGPTYLLMPHKQDKDNWLYHLTVVSGGGPSAGTQYEQLVQRLMETDGDPSCVLWRHPLLLHTKENITSPLTSLTSEALQTEAIKLFKACQLFMSVAVEQAGIDYHVVLAQNALQQCLDQPELQSEFICALVKQTSRHTQHRLGVQLLLCATQSLFTCDTQSPAANGSGENADAQSTASTSHSPTLTQGHSTSTILDCKTNPAQYVLIQGWQLLALAVSLFLPRNNRLLWYLKLHLQRNADTKTECGKYAAYCERALERTLQNGGREVKPSRMEVLSILMKNPYHHSLPHAIPVHFLNGTYQVVSFDGSTTIEEFLNTLNQEIGCRDVHQSGFTLFSDDPIEKDLEHFIDLQAKLCDIISKWETALREKGSGKFENTRVIQLTYKSRCYWRQAAKMETDRERLLLCYQVNQQVVQGKFPVNRELAFELASLMAQIDFGEYNNDRARGSGPGSNPHHLVLQALDKFYPLRYRTNITTEQLRELQEKLQEKWIALKGRSVLDCVRIYLTCTRKWPFFGATLYQAKLKQAEPITVWIAVSEDSVTLLELQTMAVMCRYNYTNIITFGGCLDDFMLVACSDEGAAEQKLLFALSKPKILEITLLIADYMNALGHTLPGTPQMNTLTRNGSHRSIKSTLRPTTGSSCLPTQPDILKSTPDHQRP